In Halobacterium sp. R2-5, the following are encoded in one genomic region:
- a CDS encoding 30S ribosomal protein S28e, translating into MSAEETEEEGSTPAEVIEVVGKTGMHGEAMQVKCRIQEGSNQGRIITRNVLGPTRVGDVLQLKETAREADSIGGQ; encoded by the coding sequence ATGAGTGCAGAGGAAACCGAAGAAGAGGGCTCCACGCCCGCCGAAGTCATCGAGGTCGTCGGGAAGACCGGGATGCACGGCGAGGCGATGCAGGTGAAGTGCCGCATCCAGGAGGGGTCCAACCAGGGACGCATCATCACGCGAAACGTCCTCGGCCCGACTCGCGTGGGCGACGTCCTCCAGCTCAAGGAGACCGCCCGCGAGGCCGACTCCATCGGTGGTCAGTAA
- the rpl7ae gene encoding 50S ribosomal protein L7Ae produces MPVYVDYDVPADLQERALEALEVARDTGTVKKGTNETTKAVERGNADIVFVAEDVSPEEIVMHLPELAEEKGIQVVFVETQDELGNAAGLEVGSAAAAVVDTGDAEGDVEDISTKIEDLQ; encoded by the coding sequence ATGCCAGTGTACGTAGACTACGACGTTCCAGCAGACCTCCAGGAGCGAGCCCTCGAAGCGCTCGAAGTGGCTCGCGACACGGGTACAGTCAAGAAGGGAACCAACGAGACGACGAAGGCCGTCGAGCGCGGTAACGCCGACATCGTCTTCGTCGCCGAAGACGTCTCCCCCGAAGAGATCGTGATGCACCTCCCCGAACTCGCCGAGGAGAAGGGCATCCAGGTCGTCTTCGTCGAGACCCAGGACGAACTCGGCAACGCCGCCGGCCTCGAGGTCGGCAGCGCCGCCGCGGCCGTCGTCGACACCGGCGACGCCGAGGGCGACGTCGAGGACATCTCGACCAAGATCGAGGACCTCCAGTAA
- the tmcA gene encoding tRNA(Met) cytidine acetyltransferase TmcA produces MVEDAARALLSEARSANERRVLVLAGDREACLSAADEVLDALPVPLTGTTLVSTRDALACEQVGPRNADELLGTTRDAVVFDAHEDCRPNALGRVVGAVDGGGLLVVLAPPLDEWPARRDAFDEGLAVPPFGVADVTGRFRRRLVETLRAHSGIAIYDADADELERDGLTEPAPRLAEPLPEPPDDRTFPRAAYEACLTGDQVDALASFEALLDPPAAVVAEADRGRGKSSAAGLAAACLAREGLDVLVTAPGRRSASELFARARELLANLDALASDDDTIETDAGGRIRFAKPPEAASLPGDPDAVFADEAAAIPVRLLESLLDCERLAFTTTVHGYEGAGRGFDVRFRDRLADTDHDVADATLADPIRYAAGDPVEAWAFRALGLDARPAVDPLVADASTETVSYEALAPEDLLADEHLLRETFGLLVYAHYRTEPNDLARLLDAPNLAVRALLDDGHVVSVALLAREGGLGADLRAAMYEGARVKGNMIPDVLTSQLRDEDAAVPVGYRVMRIATHHAARSRGLGSRLLGEVRREFADDADWLGVGYGATPELLSFWRANGYSTVHLSTTRNDTSGEYSAVMLDALSHLGERLYDRHAEWFADRIPGVLADSLRDLDVDVARAALRACDVDPSLDLSDSAWRVVAGAAHGPGMYSVDPAPFRRLARHHLVAGDADMLAAREERLLVAKLLQARPWDDVADELGFHSTSQAMRALGDAFRPLVETYGTRAARDELRRFADD; encoded by the coding sequence ATGGTCGAAGACGCCGCGCGAGCGCTCCTGTCAGAGGCGCGCTCGGCGAACGAGCGCCGCGTACTCGTCCTCGCGGGCGACCGCGAGGCCTGTCTCTCGGCGGCCGACGAGGTGCTCGACGCGCTCCCGGTTCCGCTCACGGGGACGACGCTGGTCTCCACGCGAGACGCGCTCGCGTGCGAGCAGGTCGGCCCGCGAAACGCCGACGAACTCCTCGGGACGACCCGCGACGCGGTCGTCTTCGACGCTCACGAGGACTGCCGGCCGAACGCGCTCGGGCGCGTCGTCGGCGCGGTCGACGGCGGCGGCCTCCTGGTCGTGCTCGCGCCGCCGCTCGACGAGTGGCCCGCGCGCCGGGACGCTTTCGACGAGGGGCTCGCGGTGCCGCCGTTCGGCGTCGCGGACGTGACGGGCCGCTTCCGTCGCCGGCTCGTCGAGACGCTACGCGCCCACTCCGGCATCGCTATCTACGACGCGGACGCCGACGAACTCGAACGCGACGGCCTGACAGAGCCCGCGCCCCGGCTCGCCGAACCGCTCCCGGAGCCGCCGGACGACCGAACGTTCCCGCGCGCGGCGTACGAGGCGTGTCTCACGGGCGACCAGGTGGACGCGCTCGCTTCGTTCGAGGCGCTGCTGGACCCGCCAGCCGCCGTCGTCGCGGAGGCCGACCGCGGGCGCGGGAAATCAAGCGCTGCCGGTCTCGCCGCCGCGTGTCTCGCGCGCGAAGGGCTCGACGTGCTCGTCACCGCGCCCGGTCGCCGCAGCGCCAGCGAGCTGTTCGCCCGCGCTCGCGAACTGCTCGCTAACCTGGACGCGCTCGCCAGCGACGACGATACTATCGAGACTGACGCGGGCGGCCGCATTCGATTCGCGAAGCCGCCGGAAGCCGCCAGCCTCCCCGGCGACCCGGACGCCGTCTTCGCCGACGAGGCCGCCGCGATTCCCGTGCGCCTGCTCGAATCGCTGCTGGACTGCGAGCGCCTCGCGTTCACGACGACCGTCCACGGCTACGAGGGCGCCGGCCGCGGGTTCGACGTGCGCTTCCGCGACCGGCTCGCCGACACCGACCACGACGTCGCGGACGCGACGCTCGCGGACCCGATTCGGTACGCCGCCGGCGACCCCGTCGAAGCGTGGGCGTTCCGCGCGCTCGGCCTCGACGCCCGGCCGGCCGTCGACCCGCTCGTCGCGGACGCGAGCACGGAGACCGTCTCCTACGAGGCGCTCGCGCCCGAGGACCTGCTCGCGGACGAACACCTCCTCCGGGAGACGTTCGGCCTGCTCGTGTACGCCCACTACCGCACCGAGCCCAACGACCTCGCGCGCCTGCTCGACGCACCGAACCTCGCCGTGCGTGCGCTCCTCGACGACGGCCACGTCGTCTCCGTCGCGCTGCTCGCGCGCGAGGGCGGCCTCGGCGCGGATCTGCGCGCGGCGATGTACGAGGGAGCGCGCGTGAAGGGGAACATGATTCCGGACGTGCTCACCAGTCAGCTCCGCGACGAGGACGCCGCGGTTCCCGTGGGCTACCGCGTGATGCGCATCGCCACCCACCACGCCGCCCGCTCGCGGGGGCTCGGCTCGCGGCTGCTCGGCGAGGTGCGCCGCGAGTTCGCGGACGACGCCGACTGGCTCGGCGTCGGCTACGGCGCCACCCCGGAGCTGCTGTCGTTCTGGCGCGCGAACGGCTACTCGACGGTCCACCTCTCGACCACGCGCAACGACACCAGCGGCGAGTACTCCGCGGTCATGCTCGACGCCCTCTCCCACCTCGGCGAGCGCCTCTACGACCGCCACGCCGAGTGGTTCGCCGACCGGATTCCCGGCGTTCTCGCGGACTCGCTGCGGGACCTCGACGTGGACGTCGCGCGCGCCGCCCTCCGCGCCTGCGACGTCGACCCCTCGCTTGACCTCTCGGACTCCGCGTGGCGCGTCGTCGCGGGTGCCGCCCACGGCCCCGGGATGTACAGCGTCGACCCCGCGCCGTTCCGCCGGCTCGCCCGCCACCACCTCGTCGCCGGGGACGCCGACATGCTCGCCGCGCGCGAGGAGCGCCTGCTCGTCGCGAAGCTCCTGCAGGCGCGGCCGTGGGACGACGTCGCCGACGAGCTCGGCTTCCACTCCACGAGCCAGGCGATGCGCGCGCTCGGCGACGCGTTCCGGCCGCTCGTCGAGACCTACGGAACTCGGGCCGCACGCGACGAGCTCCGGCGGTTCGCCGACGACTGA
- a CDS encoding MFS transporter, producing MKRPHSVVLAVVASTFFVGFGGGVVFPILPNLERVLGITPFFVGLILSANRFTRLLANAPAGSLVDRVGTRTPLVAGLFVEAVATFGYVVAFNAPLPEAWFIAARVLWGLGSALVFATAYTIAADVSDEGSRGTSMGVVRGGITLGFPAGLVLGGVLSDLYGVTAAFVAAAAFALLASLIAYAVVPETHVSEQRTAVRPWEIDTAVPTLAVGFVNFGLYFAYLGALFSTLVLFVDAIGVAVWGYGPQGMSGLLMAVTVLAASGFMLAGGKLSDLRGSRLPTLLAFLVVSFAGFVLLAAAETLWTLVAACVCIGAGQGGTSGPLMALLGDLTPGDRMGRAMGTNNVLGDLGGALGPLVTLPLIRMVGYAPIYVACALIPLVAGGVLVGGVYAKTGSVHPSTAQLRGD from the coding sequence GTGAAGCGCCCGCACTCCGTCGTGCTCGCGGTCGTCGCCAGCACGTTCTTCGTCGGCTTCGGGGGCGGCGTCGTCTTCCCGATTCTCCCGAACCTCGAGCGCGTGCTCGGCATTACGCCGTTCTTCGTGGGCCTCATCCTGAGCGCGAACCGGTTCACGCGCCTGCTCGCGAACGCGCCCGCGGGCTCGCTGGTCGACCGTGTCGGCACGCGCACGCCGCTCGTCGCGGGGCTGTTCGTCGAGGCCGTCGCGACGTTCGGCTACGTCGTCGCGTTCAACGCGCCGCTCCCCGAGGCGTGGTTCATCGCCGCGCGCGTGCTCTGGGGGCTCGGCAGCGCGCTCGTGTTCGCGACCGCGTACACCATCGCCGCGGATGTCAGCGACGAGGGCTCTCGCGGCACGAGCATGGGCGTCGTGCGCGGCGGCATCACGCTCGGGTTCCCCGCGGGGCTCGTGCTCGGCGGCGTGCTCAGCGACCTCTACGGCGTCACCGCGGCGTTCGTCGCCGCCGCCGCGTTCGCGCTGCTCGCGAGCCTCATCGCGTACGCCGTGGTCCCCGAGACCCACGTCTCCGAGCAGCGGACCGCGGTCCGGCCGTGGGAGATCGACACCGCGGTGCCGACGCTCGCGGTCGGGTTCGTGAACTTCGGGCTGTACTTCGCGTACCTCGGCGCGCTGTTCTCCACGCTCGTCCTGTTCGTCGACGCCATCGGCGTCGCCGTCTGGGGGTACGGCCCGCAGGGGATGTCCGGCCTCCTGATGGCGGTCACGGTGCTCGCGGCGTCCGGGTTCATGCTCGCCGGCGGCAAGCTCAGCGACCTCCGGGGCTCCCGGCTCCCGACGCTGCTGGCGTTCCTCGTCGTCTCGTTCGCCGGGTTCGTGCTCCTCGCGGCGGCCGAGACGCTGTGGACGCTCGTCGCCGCCTGCGTCTGCATCGGCGCCGGACAGGGCGGAACGAGCGGCCCGCTGATGGCCCTGCTCGGCGACCTGACGCCAGGCGACCGGATGGGGCGCGCGATGGGCACGAACAACGTCCTCGGCGACCTCGGCGGCGCGCTCGGCCCGCTGGTCACGCTTCCGCTCATCCGCATGGTCGGCTACGCGCCCATCTACGTCGCGTGCGCGCTGATTCCGCTGGTCGCGGGCGGCGTGCTCGTCGGCGGCGTCTACGCCAAGACCGGTAGCGTCCACCCGAGCACGGCCCAGCTCCGCGGCGACTGA
- a CDS encoding DUF456 domain-containing protein: MDVLVVVAFAFLLGGVAGSVLPLLPSGALSLVGVAIYWWATGRPGLLLGAALVGLAVVATLVDWLAGFVGARASGVDTRTSALAGVVGLLAMFAAGPVGLLVGVAATVFAVEFRETQDVAESGRRAGYATVGVLASAAMQLVLTGAILAAVAWVQFA; the protein is encoded by the coding sequence ATGGACGTGCTCGTCGTCGTCGCGTTCGCGTTCCTCCTCGGCGGCGTCGCCGGGAGCGTGCTCCCACTCTTACCGAGCGGCGCGCTCTCGCTGGTCGGCGTCGCAATCTACTGGTGGGCGACCGGCCGCCCCGGTCTCCTGCTGGGCGCGGCGCTCGTCGGCCTCGCCGTCGTCGCCACGCTCGTCGACTGGCTCGCGGGCTTCGTCGGCGCGCGCGCCAGCGGCGTCGACACGCGGACGTCCGCGCTCGCCGGCGTCGTCGGCCTCCTCGCGATGTTCGCCGCCGGTCCCGTCGGCCTGCTCGTCGGCGTCGCTGCTACCGTCTTCGCAGTCGAGTTCCGGGAGACTCAGGACGTCGCCGAGAGCGGCCGGCGCGCTGGCTACGCCACCGTCGGGGTACTCGCGTCCGCCGCGATGCAGCTCGTGCTCACGGGCGCGATACTCGCCGCCGTCGCGTGGGTGCAGTTCGCCTAG
- a CDS encoding glutamate--tRNA ligase, translating to MDDELRERVRREAETAALFNALKHGSDAQVGAIMGPLMGENPDFRPHGDEIPGVVAPVIENVNAMDRDEKRERLAELAPERVEELDAEDEGEDQVLPDLPNADDYDEIRMRCAPNPNGPWHIGHARMPAVIGTYAEEYDGEFVVRFDDTDPETKRPLLWAYDEILEEIEYLGFEPAEVYRASDRLETYYEHARDLIDLGGAYTCSCPGEEFSELKNDAEPCPHREKDVETVREEFEAMVDGEYDSGEMVLRVKTDIEHKNPALRDWVAFRIIDTPHPREEAEQYRCWPMLDFQSGVDDHLTGVTHIVRGIDLQDSAKRQQFVYDYFGWEYPEVIHWGHVQVDAYDVSMSTSTIRELIDDGELDGWDDPRAPTLPSVQRRGIRGEAIVDAMVELGTSTSNVDLAMSSVYSNNRDLVDDDAPRQFFVRDGFDPRGSGAEESFAAVEVPVEGGPDSAHPPVHPEHEDRGERSIPVEGGVVIEEGDLPTDGERVWLKGYGPVRYDGERFEFLDADIDIVREEDVDVVHWAPADDNVAVRLRTPEGDVTGYAEPGFADVDPDTVVQFVRVGFARCDRHDDAESVAYYAHP from the coding sequence ATGGACGACGAACTCCGCGAGCGCGTGCGCCGCGAAGCCGAGACGGCGGCGCTGTTCAACGCGCTCAAGCACGGCAGCGACGCCCAAGTCGGCGCCATCATGGGGCCGCTGATGGGCGAGAACCCCGACTTCCGACCGCACGGCGACGAGATCCCCGGCGTCGTCGCGCCCGTCATCGAGAACGTGAACGCGATGGACCGCGACGAGAAACGCGAGCGACTCGCCGAACTCGCGCCCGAGCGCGTCGAGGAACTCGACGCCGAGGACGAGGGCGAGGACCAGGTGCTGCCGGACCTCCCGAACGCCGACGACTACGACGAGATTCGGATGCGCTGCGCGCCGAACCCGAACGGCCCGTGGCACATCGGCCACGCGCGGATGCCCGCGGTCATCGGGACGTACGCCGAGGAGTACGACGGCGAGTTCGTCGTGCGCTTCGACGACACCGACCCGGAGACCAAGCGCCCGCTTTTGTGGGCGTACGACGAGATTCTCGAGGAAATCGAGTACCTCGGCTTCGAGCCCGCCGAGGTGTACCGCGCCAGCGACCGCCTGGAGACGTACTACGAGCACGCCCGCGACCTCATCGACCTCGGCGGCGCGTACACGTGTAGCTGTCCGGGCGAGGAGTTCTCCGAGCTGAAGAACGACGCGGAGCCGTGCCCGCACCGCGAGAAGGACGTCGAGACCGTCCGCGAGGAGTTCGAGGCGATGGTCGACGGCGAGTACGACTCCGGCGAGATGGTGCTCCGCGTGAAGACCGACATCGAGCACAAGAACCCCGCGCTCCGGGACTGGGTGGCGTTCCGCATCATCGACACCCCGCACCCCCGCGAGGAGGCCGAGCAGTACCGCTGCTGGCCGATGCTGGACTTCCAGTCGGGCGTCGACGACCACCTCACCGGGGTCACGCACATCGTCCGCGGTATCGACCTCCAGGACTCCGCGAAGCGCCAGCAGTTCGTCTACGACTACTTCGGCTGGGAGTACCCCGAGGTCATCCACTGGGGCCACGTCCAGGTCGACGCGTACGACGTCTCGATGTCCACGTCGACGATCCGCGAGCTCATCGACGACGGCGAGCTCGACGGCTGGGACGACCCGCGAGCCCCCACCCTGCCGAGCGTTCAGCGCCGCGGCATCCGCGGGGAGGCCATCGTCGACGCGATGGTCGAACTCGGCACCTCGACGAGCAACGTCGACCTCGCGATGTCCTCGGTCTACTCGAACAACCGCGACCTCGTCGACGACGACGCGCCCCGGCAGTTCTTCGTTCGCGACGGCTTCGACCCGCGCGGGTCCGGCGCCGAGGAGTCCTTCGCCGCCGTCGAGGTCCCCGTGGAGGGCGGCCCGGACAGTGCGCACCCGCCGGTCCACCCCGAGCACGAGGACCGTGGCGAGCGCTCGATTCCCGTCGAGGGCGGCGTCGTAATCGAGGAGGGCGACCTGCCCACCGACGGCGAGCGCGTCTGGCTGAAGGGGTACGGCCCGGTGCGCTACGACGGCGAGCGCTTCGAATTCCTCGACGCGGACATCGACATCGTGCGCGAGGAGGACGTCGACGTCGTCCACTGGGCGCCCGCCGACGACAACGTCGCGGTCCGCCTGCGCACCCCGGAGGGGGACGTCACCGGCTACGCCGAGCCCGGGTTCGCCGACGTCGATCCGGACACGGTCGTCCAGTTCGTCCGCGTCGGGTTCGCGCGCTGTGACCGCCACGACGACGCCGAGTCGGTCGCGTACTACGCGCACCCCTAG
- a CDS encoding NAD(P)/FAD-dependent oxidoreductase, with translation MTADETDGPDDRWDVAIVGGGPAGCSTGVFTARYGLETVVFDRGRSSLRQCAHLENYLGFPAGIDVETFYALAHDHAEEAGCQVVEDLVESVERADDGFVLETQSGEPVRANRVVAATRYDADYLRPLDADDEMYERHVHDGDEEEYFDRAYADGDGRTPIDGLYVASPVEEASRQAITAAGHGALVGKHVVGDVRRERGYPEGLAGRVDWLRREAARDDEWGDPDRWREYFENHVPDDHDLDEDELAELREQEVEDRLDRYVTDEAIEDRRRRAHDRILEHLDDDRIRAYLDKTDDDSA, from the coding sequence GTGACTGCCGACGAAACAGACGGGCCGGACGACCGATGGGACGTCGCCATCGTCGGCGGCGGGCCGGCGGGCTGCTCGACGGGCGTCTTCACCGCCCGGTACGGCCTCGAAACCGTCGTCTTCGACCGCGGGCGGTCGTCGCTGCGGCAGTGCGCGCACCTCGAGAACTACCTCGGGTTCCCGGCGGGCATCGACGTGGAGACGTTCTACGCCCTCGCCCACGACCACGCCGAGGAAGCCGGCTGCCAGGTCGTCGAGGACCTCGTCGAATCCGTCGAGCGCGCCGACGACGGGTTCGTCCTCGAAACGCAGTCGGGAGAGCCGGTGCGCGCGAATCGCGTCGTCGCGGCCACACGCTACGACGCGGACTACCTCCGCCCGCTCGACGCCGACGACGAGATGTACGAGAGGCACGTCCACGACGGTGACGAGGAGGAGTACTTCGACCGCGCGTACGCCGACGGCGACGGCCGGACGCCAATCGACGGCCTGTACGTCGCTTCGCCGGTCGAGGAGGCGTCGAGACAGGCGATCACCGCGGCCGGCCACGGCGCGCTCGTCGGGAAGCACGTCGTCGGCGACGTCCGCCGCGAGCGCGGCTACCCCGAGGGACTGGCCGGGCGCGTCGACTGGCTGCGCCGCGAGGCCGCCCGCGACGACGAGTGGGGCGACCCCGACCGCTGGCGCGAGTACTTCGAGAACCACGTCCCCGACGACCACGACCTCGACGAGGACGAACTCGCGGAACTCCGCGAGCAGGAAGTCGAGGACCGCCTCGACAGGTACGTCACCGACGAGGCAATCGAGGACCGCCGCCGGCGCGCCCACGACCGCATCCTCGAACACCTCGACGATGACCGCATCCGGGCGTACCTCGACAAAACCGACGACGACTCCGCCTAG
- a CDS encoding polyprenyl synthetase family protein, translating into MSQNAREQAVLAAVRERREKVNAAIDEELPAQRPERLYEAARYILEAGGKRLRPAVLLLTAEALADVEPGSTDYREFPDLTGEHVDIMASAVSIEVIQSFTLIHDDIMDDDDLRRGVPAVHREYDTETAILAGDTLYSKAFEIMLRTGAPADRGMGAMRTLAETCTHICEGQALDVDFETRSDVLPDEYMEMVELKTAVLYAAAASLPAILLGADEDTVESLYNYGVKAGQAFQIHDDVLDLTVPSEELGKQRGSDLVEGKKTVITLHAADHGVDVDSLLDADDPEDVTDADIEDAVEELHDVGSIEYARDRADELVDEAKGHLDVLPDNEASQRLGQVAEYLVERGY; encoded by the coding sequence ATGTCCCAGAACGCCCGCGAACAGGCGGTGCTCGCCGCGGTCCGCGAGCGCCGCGAGAAGGTCAACGCCGCCATCGACGAGGAACTCCCCGCGCAGCGACCCGAGCGCCTCTACGAGGCGGCCCGCTACATCCTCGAAGCCGGCGGGAAGCGCCTGCGGCCGGCGGTCCTGCTGTTGACCGCCGAGGCGCTGGCCGACGTCGAACCGGGGAGCACGGACTACCGCGAGTTCCCGGACCTGACGGGCGAACACGTGGACATCATGGCGTCCGCGGTCTCCATCGAGGTCATCCAGTCGTTCACGCTCATCCACGACGACATCATGGACGACGACGACCTGCGGCGCGGCGTGCCCGCGGTCCACCGCGAGTACGACACGGAGACCGCGATTCTCGCCGGCGACACGCTCTACTCGAAGGCGTTCGAGATCATGCTCCGGACGGGCGCGCCCGCCGACCGCGGCATGGGCGCGATGCGGACGCTCGCCGAGACCTGCACGCACATCTGTGAAGGACAGGCTCTCGACGTCGACTTCGAGACGCGCAGCGACGTCCTCCCCGACGAGTACATGGAGATGGTGGAGCTCAAGACCGCGGTGCTGTACGCCGCGGCCGCGTCGCTGCCCGCCATCCTCCTCGGCGCCGACGAGGACACCGTCGAGTCGCTGTACAACTACGGCGTCAAAGCCGGGCAGGCGTTCCAGATTCACGACGACGTCCTCGACCTCACCGTCCCCTCCGAGGAGCTCGGCAAACAGCGCGGGTCGGACCTCGTCGAGGGCAAGAAGACCGTCATCACGCTGCACGCCGCCGACCACGGCGTCGACGTCGACAGCCTCCTCGACGCCGACGACCCCGAGGACGTCACCGACGCAGACATCGAGGACGCCGTCGAGGAACTCCACGACGTCGGCAGCATCGAGTACGCCCGCGACCGCGCGGACGAACTCGTCGACGAAGCCAAAGGCCACCTCGACGTCCTCCCGGACAACGAGGCCAGCCAGCGACTCGGGCAGGTCGCCGAGTACCTCGTCGAACGCGGGTACTAA